The following proteins come from a genomic window of Geminicoccaceae bacterium SCSIO 64248:
- a CDS encoding ABC transporter substrate-binding protein — protein sequence MFPPFRRLTRAAAALLLGAALISGQPAAAQVPPDVLVVGQIAEPQSMDPHTVTATNDFRILVNLYDGLVRFKPGTLEVEPALAESWEISPDGKTYTFKLRQGVTFHDGTPFDAEAVKYNFDRMLDEAHPEHGTGPFPLSFFFATVTQTEVVDPHTVRFHLSEPYAPFLSNLAYPTGLMVSPTAVRNEGGDYGRAPAGTGPFKFRIWESNRQVALEANPDYWDGAPSLRGIVFRPITDGNARVSEMLAGNLDLMVEVPPDALATFRDDATYAVQEQEGPHLWFLILNTKEPPFDDVRMRQAVNYAIDKETLVNDVLQGTATVPAGPIPSAFAWAHDEQVQPYPHDPERAKALIAEAGQAGEIRAKFLVAESGSGMLDPVAMATAIQADLAEVGITAEIETYEWNTYLGMVNPGLEGRAAMAEMAWMTNDPDTLPYLTLRSDALPDQGGFNSGYYSNPELDRLLEEARRTTDQAERGRLYKQVQKLVHDEAPWAFVASWKQNAVTTAQIGNFQLQPSFLLNLAKVTKG from the coding sequence ATGTTCCCGCCGTTTCGCCGACTCACCCGTGCCGCTGCCGCCCTGCTGCTCGGCGCGGCGCTGATCTCGGGCCAGCCAGCAGCGGCGCAGGTGCCGCCCGACGTGCTCGTGGTCGGCCAGATCGCGGAACCGCAGTCGATGGACCCGCATACGGTCACGGCGACCAACGACTTCCGCATCCTGGTCAACCTCTATGACGGCCTGGTCCGCTTCAAGCCGGGCACGCTCGAGGTCGAGCCGGCGCTCGCGGAGAGCTGGGAGATCAGCCCGGACGGCAAGACCTACACGTTCAAGCTTCGCCAGGGAGTCACGTTCCACGACGGCACGCCGTTCGACGCCGAGGCGGTGAAGTACAATTTCGACCGAATGCTCGACGAGGCTCATCCCGAGCACGGCACCGGCCCGTTTCCCCTGTCGTTCTTCTTCGCGACGGTGACGCAGACCGAAGTGGTCGATCCGCACACGGTGCGTTTTCACCTGAGCGAGCCCTACGCGCCGTTCCTGTCCAACCTCGCCTACCCGACCGGCCTGATGGTCTCGCCCACCGCGGTGCGCAACGAAGGCGGCGACTACGGACGGGCTCCGGCCGGCACGGGACCGTTCAAGTTCCGGATCTGGGAGAGCAACCGCCAGGTCGCCCTCGAGGCCAATCCCGACTACTGGGACGGAGCGCCGTCGCTGCGCGGCATCGTTTTCCGGCCGATCACCGACGGCAACGCGCGGGTCAGCGAGATGCTGGCCGGCAATCTCGACCTGATGGTCGAGGTCCCGCCCGATGCGCTCGCGACCTTCCGCGACGACGCGACCTACGCCGTGCAGGAGCAGGAGGGACCGCATCTCTGGTTCCTGATCCTGAACACCAAGGAGCCGCCGTTCGACGACGTGCGCATGCGTCAGGCGGTCAACTACGCGATCGACAAGGAGACCCTGGTCAACGACGTGCTCCAGGGCACGGCGACCGTGCCGGCCGGCCCCATCCCCTCGGCCTTCGCCTGGGCCCATGACGAGCAGGTCCAGCCCTATCCGCACGATCCCGAGCGGGCGAAGGCGCTGATCGCCGAAGCCGGACAGGCCGGCGAGATCCGGGCCAAGTTCCTGGTCGCCGAAAGCGGCTCGGGCATGCTCGACCCGGTCGCCATGGCCACCGCGATCCAGGCCGATCTCGCCGAGGTCGGCATTACGGCCGAGATCGAGACCTATGAGTGGAACACCTATCTCGGCATGGTCAATCCCGGCCTGGAGGGCCGCGCGGCCATGGCCGAGATGGCCTGGATGACCAACGACCCCGACACCCTGCCCTACCTGACGTTGCGCAGCGACGCCCTGCCGGACCAGGGCGGCTTCAACTCCGGCTACTACAGCAATCCCGAGTTGGACCGGCTGCTCGAGGAGGCGCGGCGGACGACCGACCAGGCCGAGCGCGGCCGGCTCTACAAGCAGGTCCAGAAGCTGGTGCACGACGAGGCGCCCTGGGCCTTCGTCGCAAGCTGGAAGCAGAACGCGGTGACGACCGCCCAGATCGGCAATTTCCAGCTCCAGCCGAGCTTCCTGCTCAATCTCGCCAAGGTGACCAAGGGCTGA
- a CDS encoding dipeptide/oligopeptide/nickel ABC transporter permease/ATP-binding protein yields the protein MASTTLTDAPARPSSWSLFARNRLAVFGLALVALIAALALAAPILPLADPNVTEPAARLRPMLTEGHLLGTDQLGRDLLARLVWGTRVSLAVGVSATLIAALIGSAIGLIAAYAGGIADQILMRGIDMLMAFPYLLLALAIVAALGPGLMNALMAIAVVNIPFFARSVRGATLGLVRREFVEAARLSGLSHVRIVLSELLPNVMPVIVITMSTTVGWMILETAGLSFLGLGAQPPQADLGSMLGDGRDLILRAAHVAVVPGVLILVLVIGINLLGDGIRDLLDPRLRSGALSRPVARTEAAPAGERARGGSEPSDAGRHLLEVRGLEVAFGGTKAVNGVDFTLDRGETLGIVGESGSGKSVTALSILGLVPTPPGRIAKGSILFDGKDLLDLPLHDLQDIRGARIAYVFQDPLTTLNPVMTVGAQIAETIRRHRGVGAREARRLALDLLRQVRLPEPERRLGSYPHQLSGGQRQRVGIAMALANTPDIIIADEPTTALDVTTQARILDLLAELERETGIAMIFITHDLGVVEEICDRVLVMHRGRIVESGPVGDIFARPQDAYTKRLLASVPRLGEPGRALEAADQGEAS from the coding sequence ATGGCGAGCACGACACTGACGGACGCCCCGGCGCGGCCCTCCTCCTGGAGTCTGTTCGCGCGCAACCGGCTGGCCGTGTTCGGCCTCGCTCTCGTAGCGCTGATCGCCGCGCTCGCCCTGGCGGCGCCGATCCTGCCGCTGGCGGACCCGAACGTCACCGAGCCGGCGGCGCGCTTGCGGCCGATGCTGACCGAGGGCCACCTGCTGGGCACCGACCAGCTCGGCCGCGACCTGCTCGCGCGCCTGGTCTGGGGCACGCGGGTGAGCCTCGCGGTCGGCGTCAGCGCCACGCTGATCGCCGCTTTGATCGGGTCGGCGATCGGGCTGATCGCGGCCTATGCCGGCGGCATCGCCGACCAGATCCTGATGCGCGGCATCGACATGCTGATGGCGTTTCCCTATCTGCTCCTGGCGCTCGCGATCGTGGCCGCGCTGGGGCCGGGCCTGATGAACGCGCTCATGGCGATCGCCGTGGTCAACATCCCCTTCTTCGCCCGCTCCGTGCGCGGCGCGACGCTGGGCCTGGTCCGCCGCGAGTTCGTGGAGGCGGCGCGCCTGTCCGGCCTGTCGCATGTGCGGATCGTCCTGTCCGAGCTTCTCCCCAACGTCATGCCGGTCATCGTGATCACCATGTCGACCACGGTCGGCTGGATGATCCTGGAGACGGCGGGCCTGAGCTTTCTCGGCCTGGGCGCGCAGCCGCCGCAGGCCGACCTCGGCAGCATGCTGGGCGACGGGCGCGATCTCATCCTGCGCGCCGCCCACGTCGCCGTCGTGCCGGGCGTGCTGATCCTGGTGCTGGTGATCGGCATCAATCTCCTGGGCGACGGCATCCGCGACCTGCTCGACCCGCGCCTGCGCTCGGGCGCGCTGTCGCGTCCGGTCGCCCGCACCGAGGCGGCTCCGGCTGGGGAGCGCGCGCGTGGCGGGTCCGAGCCGTCCGATGCCGGGCGGCACCTGCTCGAGGTGCGCGGCCTGGAGGTCGCGTTCGGCGGCACGAAGGCCGTCAACGGCGTCGACTTCACCCTCGACCGGGGCGAGACGCTCGGCATCGTGGGCGAGAGCGGCTCGGGCAAGTCGGTCACCGCGCTCTCGATCCTGGGCCTGGTGCCGACGCCGCCCGGACGGATCGCGAAGGGGTCGATCCTGTTCGACGGCAAGGACCTCCTCGACCTGCCTCTGCACGACCTCCAGGACATACGCGGCGCGCGGATCGCCTACGTCTTCCAGGATCCGCTGACGACCCTGAACCCGGTCATGACCGTCGGCGCGCAGATCGCCGAGACCATCCGCCGCCATCGCGGCGTCGGCGCCAGGGAAGCGCGCCGCCTCGCCCTCGACCTTCTGCGCCAGGTCCGCCTGCCCGAGCCGGAGCGCCGGCTCGGCAGCTATCCGCACCAGCTCTCCGGAGGCCAGCGCCAGCGCGTCGGCATCGCCATGGCGCTCGCCAACACGCCGGACATCATTATCGCCGACGAGCCGACCACGGCGCTCGACGTCACCACGCAGGCGCGGATTCTCGACCTGCTCGCCGAGCTCGAGCGGGAGACCGGCATCGCCATGATCTTCATCACCCACGACCTCGGCGTGGTCGAGGAGATCTGCGACCGTGTCCTGGTCATGCATCGCGGCCGCATCGTGGAGAGCGGGCCGGTCGGCGACATCTTCGCCCGGCCGCAGGACGCCTACACGAAACGCCTGCTGGCCAGCGTGCCGCGTCTGGGCGAACCGGGGCGGGCTCTCGAGGCGGCCGACCAGGGAGAAGCGTCGTGA
- a CDS encoding LysR family transcriptional regulator, with translation MLDLDLLRTFLAVLDRGSFTRAAQGLNRTQSAVSMQVGRLEARVGAPLLVRRRDRVSATPEGEALAGYARRMLGLHDEALGQIARHRIEGHVRLGVMEDYGTVVLPAVLAAYARQAPAVRLDMETGLTRPMLNRLGRDFDLVVAMHDADEQGGRLLRRERAVWAASPDLAVLRQRPVAVALNGEGCLFRAWAMQALAAADLEWRLAFVSQSLAGIASLARQGLAVTVVKQGILPPGLRPVPAGCGLPPLPEADIRLHRAPVLTPAARHLAEHIEAGLGAAAPATAALA, from the coding sequence ATGCTCGATCTCGATCTGCTGCGCACCTTTCTGGCCGTGCTCGACCGCGGGTCCTTCACCCGGGCGGCGCAGGGCCTGAACCGGACGCAGTCGGCGGTCAGCATGCAGGTCGGCCGGCTGGAAGCGCGTGTCGGCGCGCCGCTCCTCGTGCGCCGGCGGGACCGGGTCAGCGCGACGCCGGAGGGCGAGGCCCTCGCGGGGTACGCGCGGCGCATGCTGGGCCTGCACGACGAGGCGCTCGGCCAGATCGCGCGTCACAGGATCGAGGGTCACGTCCGGCTCGGCGTGATGGAGGACTACGGGACGGTGGTGCTTCCGGCCGTGCTGGCGGCCTACGCCCGCCAGGCGCCGGCCGTCCGTCTCGACATGGAGACCGGCCTGACGCGTCCGATGCTCAACCGGCTCGGCCGCGACTTCGACCTGGTCGTCGCCATGCACGATGCGGACGAGCAGGGCGGCCGCCTCCTGCGTCGGGAGCGGGCGGTGTGGGCGGCCAGCCCGGACCTCGCGGTGCTGCGCCAGCGCCCGGTCGCCGTCGCGCTGAACGGCGAGGGCTGCCTGTTTCGCGCCTGGGCGATGCAGGCCCTGGCGGCGGCGGACCTGGAATGGCGGCTTGCCTTCGTCAGCCAGAGCTTGGCCGGGATCGCGTCGCTCGCCCGCCAGGGACTGGCCGTGACCGTGGTCAAGCAGGGGATCCTGCCGCCCGGCCTGCGTCCGGTGCCCGCGGGTTGCGGCCTGCCGCCGCTGCCCGAGGCGGACATCCGCCTGCACCGCGCGCCGGTCCTCACGCCGGCCGCGCGTCACCTGGCGGAGCATATCGAGGCGGGCCTGGGCGCGGCGGCGCCCGCCACGGCCGCGCTTGCCTAG
- a CDS encoding ABC transporter permease: MAAYIVRRLILTFPVLLGVSVIVFLVISLIPGDPATAILGNFATPENVENLNRSLGLDRPLPVQYLTWLTGVVQGDLGRSYALNRPVLDEVAERLGPTLILASAALFLCVLLGVVAGVWAAVRQYGWADRIITLVVLVGISTPSFFLGILVILWFAVRLRWFPTGGMYDLFSDGGVRDLLWHLVLPAATLAVVATGVVARLTRANMLEVLRQDYVRTARAKGLREGAVIGRHALRNAIVNIVPIIGIQAGFVLGGAVYVETVFQWPGIGRMLVDAISARDILLVQGGVLVVATAFVLINLVTDIVQTALDPRLRTG; the protein is encoded by the coding sequence ATGGCCGCCTATATCGTCCGCCGCCTCATCCTGACCTTCCCCGTCCTCCTGGGCGTCTCGGTCATCGTCTTCCTGGTGATCTCGCTGATCCCGGGCGACCCCGCGACCGCGATCCTCGGCAATTTCGCGACGCCTGAGAACGTCGAGAACCTGAACCGGTCGCTTGGCCTCGACAGGCCCTTGCCGGTGCAGTACCTGACCTGGCTCACGGGCGTGGTCCAGGGCGACCTCGGCCGGTCCTACGCCTTGAACCGTCCGGTCCTCGACGAGGTCGCCGAGCGGCTCGGGCCGACGCTGATCCTCGCCTCCGCCGCCTTGTTCCTGTGCGTGCTCCTGGGCGTCGTGGCCGGCGTGTGGGCGGCGGTCCGGCAATATGGCTGGGCCGACCGCATCATCACCCTGGTCGTCCTGGTCGGCATCTCGACGCCCAGTTTCTTCCTGGGCATCCTCGTCATCCTGTGGTTTGCGGTCCGGCTGCGCTGGTTCCCGACCGGAGGCATGTACGACTTGTTCAGCGACGGCGGCGTGCGCGACCTGCTCTGGCACCTCGTGCTGCCGGCGGCGACCCTGGCCGTGGTGGCGACCGGCGTTGTCGCGCGCCTGACCCGGGCGAACATGCTGGAGGTGCTGCGCCAGGACTATGTCCGGACCGCGCGCGCCAAGGGGTTGCGCGAGGGTGCCGTGATCGGCCGTCACGCCCTGCGCAACGCCATCGTCAACATCGTGCCGATCATCGGCATCCAGGCGGGCTTCGTCCTGGGCGGCGCCGTCTATGTCGAGACGGTCTTCCAGTGGCCGGGCATCGGCCGCATGCTGGTCGACGCCATCTCCGCGCGCGACATCCTCCTCGTCCAAGGCGGCGTCCTGGTCGTCGCGACCGCTTTCGTCCTGATCAATCTCGTGACCGACATCGTCCAGACCGCGCTGGACCCGCGGCTGAGGACCGGGTGA
- a CDS encoding DMT family transporter: MHELVGVLAASASSSLGGTAIGATRYIAGAVDPVTLGALRFLQGTVLLLPLVLVGRAPWPPLRDWPRVIVLGLLFFALFPVLFNLALTMTTAARGALSLSTMPLLTMVAGALLGIERPSLRKVQGVALALGGVALAMTAGLDTAPPGAWRGDLVMIAAAACGALFNVFSRPAIARSGVLPFITMAMGAGGLCLAAIAWAAGGFGRLAHLDAPALAAVAYLGVVGSALIFWLWAVALARTTPTKVALSVTLNPVSAGIVGAFLLDEPLGLPLILGLAAILCGIALASRDRTETPMPAPNAAASSRRSAA, translated from the coding sequence ATGCACGAACTCGTCGGCGTGCTCGCCGCCTCGGCGTCGAGCAGCCTGGGCGGAACGGCGATCGGCGCCACACGCTACATCGCGGGCGCGGTCGATCCGGTCACCCTTGGCGCGCTGCGCTTTCTCCAGGGCACCGTGCTGCTCCTGCCCTTGGTCCTGGTCGGACGCGCGCCGTGGCCGCCCTTGCGCGACTGGCCGCGGGTCATCGTCCTGGGCTTGCTGTTCTTTGCGCTGTTTCCGGTGCTGTTCAATCTGGCGCTCACGATGACCACGGCGGCACGCGGAGCGCTCAGCCTGAGCACGATGCCGCTTCTGACCATGGTGGCGGGCGCCCTGCTCGGTATCGAGCGGCCGAGCCTGCGCAAGGTGCAGGGCGTCGCCCTCGCCTTGGGCGGGGTGGCGCTCGCCATGACGGCGGGCCTGGACACGGCGCCGCCCGGCGCCTGGCGCGGCGACCTCGTCATGATCGCCGCCGCAGCGTGCGGCGCGCTCTTCAACGTGTTCTCGCGGCCGGCGATTGCGCGCTCCGGCGTGCTGCCGTTCATCACCATGGCCATGGGCGCGGGCGGCCTGTGCCTCGCCGCGATCGCCTGGGCGGCGGGCGGCTTCGGCCGGCTCGCCCATCTCGATGCTCCCGCCCTTGCCGCCGTCGCCTATCTCGGCGTGGTCGGCAGCGCGCTCATCTTCTGGCTGTGGGCCGTGGCCCTGGCTCGGACGACGCCGACCAAGGTCGCGCTGAGCGTGACCCTGAACCCGGTCAGCGCCGGCATCGTCGGCGCTTTCCTCCTGGACGAGCCCTTGGGGCTGCCCTTGATCCTCGGCCTGGCCGCTATTCTCTGCGGCATCGCGCTCGCGAGCCGTGACCGCACGGAGACACCGATGCCGGCACCGAACGCCGCTGCGTCCTCCCGCCGGTCCGCCGCCTGA
- a CDS encoding NAD(P)-dependent oxidoreductase: MTVLVTGATGFVGLNLIEHLLGEGRHVVAFADRPLPEPAAASFRAMPGRLDPVLGDVTHGDAVRRTIDAHGVTQVVHGAAITAGADRDRAEPERIVAVNVAGTAAVARAAYESGIGRFVHLSSIVVFGSRYPAEAVLDEETPTAPESLYGITKAAGEQVVIRLADLTGLDVRIGRLGTVFGPWEYATGLRDTLSSMHQAVRIARAGGIAHLARPCARTWHYARDTARNIAVLLDVEAPRHRLYHLADAPDWTLADWCDGLRRRHPDFSYTVGGEATGQPIDLYSSHDSGRLSGARFRAEFGTPSRHGLEEAQDAYGAWLDRHAGFGL; encoded by the coding sequence ATGACCGTGCTCGTCACCGGCGCCACCGGCTTCGTCGGCCTGAACCTGATCGAGCACTTGCTGGGCGAAGGCCGTCACGTGGTCGCCTTCGCGGACCGCCCGCTGCCCGAGCCCGCCGCCGCTTCGTTCCGCGCCATGCCCGGCCGTCTCGATCCGGTCCTCGGCGATGTCACGCATGGCGACGCCGTGCGCCGCACGATCGATGCGCACGGCGTGACCCAAGTGGTGCACGGCGCTGCGATCACGGCCGGCGCGGACCGTGACCGCGCCGAGCCCGAGCGCATCGTCGCGGTCAACGTCGCCGGCACGGCGGCCGTCGCGAGGGCCGCCTACGAATCCGGCATCGGACGCTTCGTCCATCTCAGCTCGATCGTGGTGTTCGGCTCGCGCTATCCTGCGGAGGCGGTTCTCGACGAGGAAACGCCGACAGCCCCGGAATCGCTCTACGGGATCACCAAGGCGGCCGGCGAACAGGTGGTGATCCGCCTGGCCGACCTTACGGGCCTGGACGTCCGGATCGGCCGGCTCGGCACGGTGTTCGGTCCCTGGGAATACGCGACCGGCCTGCGCGACACGCTGAGCTCGATGCACCAGGCCGTGCGCATCGCCCGCGCGGGAGGCATCGCCCATCTGGCCCGCCCCTGCGCGCGCACATGGCACTACGCCCGCGATACCGCGCGGAACATCGCCGTCTTGCTGGACGTCGAGGCGCCCCGGCACCGGCTCTACCATCTGGCCGACGCGCCGGATTGGACGCTCGCCGACTGGTGCGACGGGCTACGCCGGCGCCATCCCGATTTCAGCTACACGGTCGGTGGCGAGGCCACAGGCCAGCCGATCGACCTCTATTCCAGCCACGACAGCGGCCGTCTGTCGGGCGCCCGCTTCCGGGCCGAGTTCGGCACGCCGAGCCGGCACGGGCTGGAGGAGGCTCAAGACGCCTATGGGGCATGGCTCGACCGCCATGCCGGCTTCGGGCTGTAG
- a CDS encoding DMT family transporter, whose protein sequence is MVDSQARAWLNGFVGMLIFSGSLPAMRAAVLAFDPVFLTLARASLAGLLATGMLLLFGRSWPSPGDLVSLGIVVFGVVIGFPLLTALALSHVTAAHATVFLGLLPMATTLFSVVRGEAAPRPIFWAFAVTGAVLVSGYALRSGFTASPVGDLLMAASIVVCGLGYAEGARLSRTLGGWQVTAWALVLALPLMLPLAVVTMPASVEHVGAPAWLGLAYVSVFSMIVGFVFWYRGLALGGIATVGQLQLLQPFFGLALAALLLGETVDGAMIAVSAAVALCVAGVRRYGTAPGSGAALAEGEKA, encoded by the coding sequence ATGGTGGATTCACAGGCGCGCGCTTGGCTGAACGGCTTCGTCGGCATGCTGATCTTCAGCGGCTCGCTGCCCGCCATGCGCGCGGCCGTTCTCGCCTTCGATCCCGTTTTCCTGACCTTGGCGCGGGCATCGCTCGCCGGCCTTCTGGCTACGGGAATGCTCCTGCTCTTTGGCAGGAGCTGGCCGTCGCCCGGCGATCTCGTGTCCCTGGGCATCGTCGTGTTCGGAGTCGTGATCGGCTTTCCCCTGCTGACCGCGCTGGCGCTCAGCCACGTGACCGCCGCGCATGCGACCGTGTTCCTCGGCCTCTTGCCGATGGCGACGACCCTCTTCAGCGTCGTCCGCGGCGAGGCCGCGCCGAGGCCGATCTTCTGGGCTTTCGCCGTGACCGGCGCCGTGCTCGTCAGCGGCTATGCCCTGCGAAGCGGGTTCACGGCCTCGCCCGTGGGCGACCTGCTCATGGCGGCGTCGATCGTGGTCTGCGGGCTCGGCTACGCCGAGGGCGCCCGGCTGTCGCGCACGCTGGGCGGATGGCAGGTCACGGCCTGGGCGCTCGTGTTGGCGCTGCCCCTCATGCTGCCGCTCGCCGTCGTGACCATGCCCGCTTCGGTCGAGCACGTAGGGGCGCCCGCTTGGCTCGGCCTCGCCTATGTCTCCGTGTTCAGCATGATCGTGGGCTTCGTCTTCTGGTACCGCGGCCTGGCGCTGGGAGGCATCGCAACCGTCGGCCAGCTCCAGCTGCTCCAGCCGTTCTTCGGCCTGGCCCTGGCGGCCCTTCTGCTCGGCGAGACGGTCGACGGCGCGATGATCGCGGTCAGCGCGGCGGTCGCGCTGTGCGTCGCCGGGGTGCGCCGCTACGGCACCGCGCCCGGAAGTGGCGCAGCCTTGGCAGAGGGCGAAAAAGCCTAA
- a CDS encoding ATP-binding cassette domain-containing protein: MTAGADALLEAEGLVRSFGGGRTWWGAARPVTRAVDDVALSVAAGETLGVVGESGSGKSTLARMLTGLLVPDAGTIRLAGKPVAGPGRADRATFHRTVQLVFQDPQSSLNPRKTVQAIIEAPLQALMALGGSARRERAGELAGLVGLGPEFLQRYPHELSGGQCQRVGIARAIGVEPKLLVLDEPVSALDVSIQAQVLRLLRDLQQRLGLAYVFISHDLAVIEAMSDRVMVMQQGKVVESGTRDALFASPRHAYTKALLDAVPGQKARAA, translated from the coding sequence GTGACCGCCGGGGCCGACGCGCTGCTCGAAGCCGAAGGGCTGGTGCGCAGCTTCGGCGGCGGGCGGACCTGGTGGGGCGCCGCCCGGCCGGTCACGCGCGCGGTGGATGACGTCGCGCTTAGCGTGGCGGCCGGAGAGACGCTGGGCGTGGTCGGCGAGAGCGGCTCCGGCAAGTCGACTCTGGCACGGATGCTGACGGGTCTGCTTGTGCCCGACGCCGGCACGATCCGGCTGGCCGGCAAGCCGGTCGCCGGGCCGGGACGCGCCGATCGCGCCACGTTCCACCGCACCGTTCAGCTCGTCTTCCAGGATCCGCAAAGCTCGCTCAATCCGCGCAAGACCGTCCAGGCGATTATCGAGGCGCCGCTGCAGGCCCTCATGGCGCTGGGCGGCAGCGCGCGACGCGAGCGCGCGGGCGAGCTGGCGGGCCTGGTCGGCCTCGGTCCCGAATTCCTCCAGCGCTACCCGCACGAGCTGTCCGGCGGTCAGTGCCAGCGGGTCGGCATCGCGCGCGCGATCGGCGTCGAGCCGAAACTGCTGGTCCTGGACGAGCCGGTCTCGGCCCTCGACGTCTCCATTCAGGCCCAGGTCCTGCGTCTCCTCCGGGACCTGCAACAGCGGCTCGGCCTCGCCTACGTGTTCATCTCGCACGACCTCGCCGTGATCGAGGCGATGTCCGACCGGGTGATGGTGATGCAGCAGGGCAAGGTCGTCGAATCCGGCACGCGCGATGCGTTGTTCGCCTCGCCCCGGCATGCCTATACCAAGGCGCTGCTCGACGCGGTGCCCGGCCAGAAGGCGCGCGCCGCCTGA
- a CDS encoding DUF4105 domain-containing protein: protein MRTGLRVATGLIGGLVLLATAVWGYGALWFQGPDALSPRLALLVGWTACVLAGLGALARRRWPPGLVYGLALVGLLGWWSTLTPSNDRDWAPDVARLATGRIEGDRLVMRNVRDFDWRTADEATERWEDRTYDLRRLEGVDVFFATWGVPGIAHVIVSFTFTDAPPLAFSIEIRRERGEAYSALAGFFRQYELIIVAADERDVIGVRSNRRGEDVRLYRLRIGPSHARQLIGYYVASLNALAETPEFYNTLLDNCTTLAFGYAREIWPTLRPDWRVVLSGFGPEYAYAIGAVDTSLPFAELAERGRIAERARAADGAPDFSARIREGVPRPRADGPPAG from the coding sequence GTGCGGACCGGCCTGCGCGTCGCGACCGGCCTGATCGGCGGGCTCGTCCTGCTGGCGACGGCCGTCTGGGGCTATGGCGCGCTGTGGTTCCAGGGGCCGGACGCGCTGTCGCCCCGCCTCGCCCTGCTCGTGGGCTGGACCGCCTGCGTCCTGGCCGGGCTGGGTGCGCTCGCACGGCGGCGATGGCCGCCCGGCCTCGTCTACGGCCTGGCCCTGGTCGGGCTGCTCGGCTGGTGGTCGACGCTCACCCCCTCGAACGACCGGGACTGGGCGCCGGACGTCGCGCGGCTCGCCACCGGCCGGATCGAAGGCGACCGGCTCGTCATGCGCAACGTCCGCGACTTCGACTGGCGGACCGCCGACGAGGCGACAGAGCGATGGGAGGACCGGACCTACGACCTGCGCCGGTTGGAGGGGGTCGACGTCTTCTTCGCCACCTGGGGCGTGCCCGGCATCGCCCATGTCATCGTCAGCTTCACGTTCACGGACGCGCCGCCGCTCGCCTTCTCGATCGAGATCCGGCGCGAGCGCGGCGAGGCCTACTCGGCGCTCGCGGGCTTCTTCCGGCAATACGAGTTGATCATCGTAGCCGCCGACGAGCGTGACGTGATCGGCGTGCGCAGCAATCGCCGCGGCGAGGACGTCCGCCTGTACCGGCTGAGGATCGGGCCGAGCCACGCGCGGCAGCTGATCGGCTACTACGTCGCCTCGCTGAACGCTCTGGCCGAAACGCCGGAGTTCTACAACACGCTGCTCGACAACTGCACGACGCTCGCCTTCGGCTATGCCCGCGAGATCTGGCCGACCCTGAGGCCGGACTGGCGGGTGGTGCTCTCGGGCTTCGGTCCGGAATACGCCTACGCGATCGGCGCGGTCGACACCTCGCTGCCGTTCGCCGAACTGGCGGAACGCGGCCGCATCGCCGAGCGCGCCCGGGCGGCGGACGGCGCCCCGGACTTCTCGGCGCGCATCCGCGAAGGCGTGCCGCGTCCCCGAGCGGACGGCCCCCCGGCCGGCTAG